The region tcttaTAAGTTATTAATATGTGTTCATGTTATTGAAAATGGCATAAatgatgtatctgtgtgtgcagaaaggGAAGGGTGCAAACACACGTGAAAGCCTGATCATTAAAAATGCAggagataaaaatgaaataacagtGACGGCACATGTAGCAAAGGAACTGTGAGCATGTAGATAACACGCTGCGTTGTGTGCCTTTTATTATTTGCAGACCTTTCCAGCTATATCCCCAAGCACACGGTGGACTTCAGCGCCTGGCAGGAGCACAAGCACGACGACAGTGTTTACCAGGAAGACGCCACTGCCCAACAGATGCAGATGACAGAGGAAGTTATGGTGAGCGAGGATTCctccatttaaagctgtttacaCCGTTCAGTCGAGtatcaggtgttttttttttttaacaaatcacAACAAGTCAGAGACAGCACTTGAATCACATGTGTACAAGTGTAGGAGTTTATTGGCCAAATAAATGAGAACAGTAAGAAGAAGATGTCAGCTTTATAGGGACGTTAGGATGGACAtggattttaaatgttaaaactttCCTCCTCGTCTCCTCAGCTCACACCAGCAGACAGCTCCTCCCTGTCTGACTACAGCAGCGAGCCCGCTCTTTACTTCTGATGGGTCGGACCAATCCGCTGTACAGCAACTTTACAGCATCACACTTGTGGGGACCAGACCGCAGCCAGAGCCCAGAGGGAGTCTGTCACACATGGGCCTGACCTGCCTGCAGCTCTACACTCCAGCCATCTCTAAGCACATCTTCCTGATCAGAAAGGAAATACAGTGTtgtcgtttttcttttttttttttttttttgggctgatTTCCTGCCACGGTACCACTACATGCCACGTTATCAAGTGCAtatcagagcagagcagcttttttttttttgccaggcAGCTTTTGACCTGGCGTAACCAATCCAGAAGCAGCTGGACTGTCTTTCCCCTCTGATCTTGGACAGTTGATCTgtcagcctccctccctcctccctcaccctcaCTAACAAGATGTCTGACGGAATCTAATCGATTGTCAAAATCTGGAAGAGAcgtctgtcttcctctccagACTCTGGAAGAAGTCCACTGGCTCCATGTCTCTCTCGCTCCGGGTTTCTTGGGGGGCGACGTCGACGAGCAAAGGAGTTTAAAGCAAAACTCCTTCAGAAAACCAGGAAGCCGCCAGTGCCCACGTGTAGGTATCGCCACGGTGACAGAGTTCAGTGTTAGCATGGAAACATGTCACTAGGACGTTCTCCAAAAATGTAGGACACGGAGGACCAGTCCGCTTGCGTACAGTAGATTGATGgcagactcaaacacacaaaaacaaaaaaaaaaaggttaaaggGTGCCACAAttgtagttatttttttgtcttgtttttttttttttttttgtacctgcaTGTTTTGATTTCAGCCAACACCTCAGTTGgttctgttttactgtaaagCTTCTGTATGCCTTTTTAGTTTTGTATGTTCTCTGGCAAACTATGCTgtaatgaagctgctggacGTCTGGTAGAGGAGTCTTAACGGCAAGCAAACTTCAACACACGTCCCTCTCCCTTTGTGAAGGGGGGAGGAAACATATGCACCCGGGGGGGGAGGGAAGGTTTGTTGTCCATCAGTAGCAGCTCTGATCCCTGATCACATGCTTGAAAAAAGTGACCTTGGCCAATAATGTCTGTATGTCCATGTTGCtggtgacaaaacaaaacatcatacCGCAGAATGTTTGCGTATATCCTCCATCAAGGTTATCTGTGTCACGTTTATGGAAAGCTGTTAGACCTCGTGACACGTCTCTCTGGCTTCTTGTGTATTTATTCCTGCTTCAAGTTGAAGTTTGCATGTCTGAGACCTGTTCACgtacaaaaagagaaaaaaacaaaaacaaaacaaccaaaaaaaaaaaaaaaagatttttgtaaAGAAAACTTTGCTGGTATGGAAGaaactggactttttttttttttttccagtcggACCTCATGTACTTTCACATTCCACAGAGAAGGAAGCTGATCCATTGAAGTAATGATGAAAGGCAACGGTGATTATGATGCTCATTCATAATACGGCATGTTTGTGAGAGCGAATGcaagattgtgtgtgtttgaaaggatatgtaatgattttttttaattaagatttttttataTACAAGAATGCACCGAGTTTCtagatcattttttttttaaactcataaTGCCAACTGATTAAAGTGTTGCTGTAACGGCCTCACACTCCTCCTTCACACTCCCAGGATCAACCCTACGGCCAGTATTGCTGTACAGTTTCCACCTTATTTTCATAAATACGAAGATTTATTTCTTACTcgtccttttttctttttttaagtccTCCAATCAGATGAAGGTTGGATTTTGCTGTTAGGAGATGAGATTTTGTCTTTGTCCGATGAATTTAGGAATTATCTGTTTTGTCTGGAGTCTTGGACGTTGAGTGTCTTTGCACTGTCAtgcttttagctttgttttgcaCCTCATGAGAAGGAACAGAGTAGGCGACAGAGGGAATGTGCACTTAAAAGAACAAGAAGTCTAGTTGAAGAGTTTTGTTTCACTACAATAGCCACTATTGACCCCTGTTATTATCCAACCactgagttttttgttttttttttaatcaaaatgaatgaaaagcttTTTGGAATAGAACTCTTCAACGGTCCATGATGAATGCACTGCCGATGAATGCCATgtccgttttttgtttttttaactctttgcCACAGCCTTGCATCAGAAGTCTTATGATTGTCGGCCTCGTCGCTGTGACCACAAGCAGCAGTAGTCCACGTGTTGTTTTCCACACGGGTCCAGGCTCCATGGTTGTCCTAACGTCACCACACAAATGCCTCATGGTTACTGTTATTGGCCAGTTGATCTCATTGGAATACTAATGATAATTTTACCATTACTTAAAACTATTTGCAAACCGTGCTGCTGTGCTCTACAGGtctgaatgtattttttaaccATTCCAGGTGTCAGCCATTAGATTTCACCTCATTTTAGACAACACAGAACCTGTGCGgcatgtttttgaaaatatgcAGCAAAAATGTGAATTACACAATGTGTAGTTTATGGAGCTAAAACTTCCAGATGTATCTGTGTCCTTTCCGTTTAATTTGGTCCATAGAAAGCCACACTCGGACCTGCTGTGGAGCTGTGGTCACATGACACACCTGTGGATCCATCTGTGGTCACCGCTGCCTTCAACAAACAAAACCCCAAAGAGGACATGGACTCTTTGTGGgagtctttctcctctctgtctttccgtGAACCCGTGAAGGACAAAAGAGGCAGAATGAATTGTGGGAAACTTCACTGACTGTCTTAACTGACACCAGCAAGAACTTTTCTGATGACCATTACCGGCACATAGAGACACATTCTCTCACTGCACTGTTTTCCtatctgtctcctcctgttgCTGAAGTGAGCAGTTTGTATTGGTCGGACTGTAGCGACTCTGTGGTAGAAGCTCCATCATTTACTTTTCCCCTCATCCATAAATCTACATCGCAGCAGATGTGCTTACTGTAAAGTTATTGTCAATGatttgggaagaaaaaaaaacaaaaaacaaaaaaaaacaaagtgatgtCATACTTGTATAAATGAAAGCTCAATAAATAGAAGACTTGAACAAACGTAAAAGCTGTATATGTGTCATTCTGACACTGGTGTCTGCTTCTTGTAAAACAAAGAGTCGTGGGAGTGataagaaacacatttattggaATAAAGAATTTACAACATTAAtcaaatatattataaatagtCCAGAGTGAAAAGCGCAGAATTAAATGTGCTGCTGTGGCCGAAACACGTGAACGTTCGTTGGCATTAATGCTCCTTCCTCCGGGGCTCTGTGGCTTTACTCAGGTTTCCTGCCTCCTGCTTCAGGACACTTAGAAGAGACTGGGAACTCTCCAGGATCTATAGAAGGAACAAGgaaccaaaacaaaatcactctgAGTATACTGTACAGATACTCAGgagcataaataaaaacattaaatacatgACGTATGGCTGACAGTGTGGTGTGTACAGTAAAAGTCATTTCAAAAGGCTGACTgccttgttgttttttaataagaGCAGCTTAGGAGTGTGTTTGCAGTGATTAGTGTGAGCGCTCAGGGAGTTCAGCATCAGTAAGTGGGATGTGCCTGTGTGAGATGAAAGTGCTGCAGGAGGacacgacgatgatgatgatacacCACTGGCTCGACAGTACAACCCACCAAGTAAATATAACAGTGAACCAACAGGCAGCAGACTCAGTTCATCAGCTTGTTAATAATACACACGGTGTTTTGACCAATCAACCAAGGCCCTGCAATGACTTTCAGGCTGTGCCTTCATAAATCTACTGAGCCCACTCTCTAACCCTGCTCTACTGCTTAACCAGGCCGATCTGTACTGTAACCTACAATCACACTGACACAAGTATTCAGACCCTGTTTCTCTGGATCATCTCAGAGATGTTTCTACACCTTGATTGGAGTGCACCTGTGGTAAATCCATCTGATTGGATGTGATCtggaaagacacacacctgtttatGCAAGGTGTCACAGCTGACACTGCATATCAGAGCAAACAGCCATGAGGTCGAAGGAGCtgtctgcagagctcagaggatTGTGGGGGTGAAACAAATAACTTTCTCCTGCACTGAAAGTCTGCAGGCTTCCTGGAGAACAGCAGCCTCCGTAATTCTTAAAGAGAAGAAGTCTAGAACAACCAGGACTCTTCCAAGAGCTGGCAAACCTGCCAAGCTGAGCAATCAAGGAGGAAGAGCCTTGGTAAGAGAGGGGACCGAGAACCTGATGGTCGCTCTGGCTGAACTTGAGTGGCCCTGACTTTAACCCTATTGGACAGcctgagaggatctgcagagaagaatggacagaaaatccccaaatccaggtgtgcatcAGCCCACTGGGGCTGCAACTACCAATTATGTTCATCATCAATTCATTTTCTCGATTGTTCTTGATTGTTAGTCTATAAAAGTCTATAAATATCCCTCCCACTTCCCATTCCGTCATATCTTTAATTAGGTTAAAGAGGTTAACTGTCCCATCACTCATATATTTCAATCTTGCTTATAGATATAATGATTTAATGATAGACACACACCTTGGTGTATGCAGCCTCGGTCTCAGCGATGGTGCGGTCGAAGGTGGCGCGGGCGGCGAGCCTTTGCGCCAGGCTCTCATTGACCCTGCTCAGCTTCTCTGAGAGGATGCGGATGTCGTGCTGCAGTcgctccttctcctcttcctcctgcttgATCTGACGGTTCAGCTCGTCCCGTTTGGAGCACAGGTCCTCAATACCTGACAGGCAAAAGGTGGCCCTATTACAACCAGAGTCTCAGTGGATCAGTTTAGGCCAGTGACAGATGATAGTCAGTGTCACattaaactaaactgaaaactgcAAAATTGATACACGTTTCAACATTATatcaaaataaacactgattaGTCACAGTCTATAACAGAAAGTTTGTCAAAAATAATGCGGATAATTTTGAGGAAAATGTGAATAAACATtaggattttctgctttattatttttttttttttttgttttattaaatcattgtaaactgaacctctttgggttttggagAACAAGAAGTATGAAGATGTCACCTAGAGCTCTGAGAAGCTGTGATTTatgtgacattttataaatcaaAACTGCTGCATGTATTCACAGCTGATGGCCGTCAGTTGCTCTGTGTGGTCTGCAGAGAGTTAAAGGCTGATTTCCAGGTGATGGACGGTGTAATCTCTGTGGGTTAATCAGATTGCTCAGCACTGTCCTGTTTGCTGGACAAAGCAGCAGGTAGGTCAAAAACTGGAACAAGCAGAGCAAAGAACTGCGACATGCTACTGTCAGAGATCTGTTAAGAAAGCACTAAAAGGCGAGTATTTCTGGGGTAAAAGTGAACTTTACACACGAAACACAccagaagaaaaacattaactCTAACTCCGGACTGAGCATCTTTTCGGGCTAAACGTAAAATATTCAGAAGCATACTGAGTTTCGCTCACCCCGCCGTCAAAAACCATCAGCTGCAGTCAATAACCAGCTTCCAACTATTTTCAATCACTACTAATCGGTCAAATTAGCttctacaacaacacaaacGAGTCACTTACATTTGACAAGTTCATTGTTGTAGgtctgcagagcagcagcttgttgGGTCATGTCGGATCTGAGCTTAGTAGATCTGACTGTAAGATTCACCGGCGGGTAACGTTTCGTGCTCGTTCCTTGTTCTCTGAACTAGCTTGTCATCTGTCAGACTCTGCTAACCGAGCCGGACATTAAACCACAGATAAAGGCGTCTTTCCTCAGCAAATCGTCTCAGACCGAGCGCTCGTACATGGCGGGTTTCCCGGACAACTGAACCAAAGATACCACCGGATGCGACACCGACCTACCGACCGTGCAGGAGGCTTCTTCGCCCTCTGGATTCAGGCGGTTTCACAGCTGATCGGTTGCGCTTGCGCCCTCTTCTGGCAACCGCCAGAGCAGTCAGGGGTGTCACTCATGGGCAAGGCAAGGtcgttttatttactgtttaaatcacattaaattaGATTGAAATGCTCTGAGACAAACCCACGTTCAGCCCACAGATATAAACTACAAACATATAGAAAAACACTGTCAGTTATAAgcctgagaaaacagaaaggttttcagtttgtttttcctgcttgGACATAGTTGTCCCAGAGAACAGGACTCTGTAAGCACCCTCAGCAGATCTGGGCCCTGGTAGTTACAGTTTGAAATCTGGTTTGATCATGGAAAGTGAGTCTGGTCTCGTATAGTATTTACTTAGAGGATATAAGTAAAGAATTGACTTTTACTTATATCCTTTATTCAAAGGATATTTGAGACCAGATACTAAAATAAGTAATGGGCCTAACACACTattaaaaatactccattataAATAAGTTCCACTTTAAAAATGATGCTTAAGTCAAAGTGTAGTTAGTGGGATTTTATTACTGAGGCATGTGATCATCAGATTATGATGTTATAGCTGCTTAATGTGGAGCCAAAGTTAACCACTTTATATACTGTCAGGCACTTTAACAGCACATCATATTGTATAAACCGTCCATAGtttttgtatataaaatatttctCTTAGGAAATAGTAACTATAGCTGCAAATACATGTAGTGCGGTAAAAAGTACATCAAAGGGCAATGGAGTCAGTGTGCTTTGATgtcatttatctatttattttacCAATGGTATTGAGCAGCCAAGTTGGGGTGTCTTGGTAGAGGAGGGGTTAAGGATGCTGTGCATGTAAATGAGATGCCCCATCAAGTCAGGCATGAGGGctctggctgctgctctgtgaatgAGATGAATGCATGAACCAACTCCTCAGAGTCCTGAAATACAAATCCTACATTTGGATGTGTTTTTCACATGATTCAAAACCTTCCATGTTTTTATTAGGACTCTAGTTTACTGTGCACTGCCATATTCTATCAGTTAAACAAGT is a window of Toxotes jaculatrix isolate fToxJac2 chromosome 16, fToxJac2.pri, whole genome shotgun sequence DNA encoding:
- the ssna1 gene encoding Sjoegren syndrome nuclear autoantigen 1, whose product is MTQQAAALQTYNNELVKCIEDLCSKRDELNRQIKQEEEEKERLQHDIRILSEKLSRVNESLAQRLAARATFDRTIAETEAAYTKILESSQSLLSVLKQEAGNLSKATEPRRKEH